AAACCGCAATGTCTCCGTCTTGCAGTCTGTTTCCATAATAATGGTTGTGCAGCGTTTCTCCGTGCCGGGAAAAAATCACCGGAAACGCCAGACGACCGCCTTTTGCAAGAACGATCCCCTCCATTTTGCCAACAATTTCCTGTTCAACAACTCCCGGTTTTGATTCTTTCATCGCAAAAGTGTGGATTTCATAAGCAATCTCAAGTGCTGATTCTATCTCGTCGATTTCTTCTTTTGATTTAACCGATCGTTGCTCAACCACTGCCTTGATAAAGTCGACTGAAGCGGAATCATTTAATTTGGAAATTTCAATCTCAAGCATGGACGATACGGTTATCATATTTTCATGGCGGTATTGGGGTAGAAAATGAACTTTTCTGCCCTGTTGAAGTGCATTTCTAATATCATTTGCAAACTGGTCAAATGGCGCGGTTGCTTCAACACCTACCTTTTGCGCTTGCTCTCGCATCGTTGGCTGGGGTCCCATCCAGATGATGTCATCTACTGTTCGATCATTTCCATAAAGGTTGTCTTTGTCCGCTTCGACATCGATTGCGGCCGCCAATCCGTGGGAATTTAAGCCCCAGAAATACAGAAACGAGCTGTCCTGCCTGAAAAGATAATAGTTGTCCGTGTAGTTCATGGGACTTTCATTGTTGCCTAAAAAGATGATAAGTCCGGATTTAATTTGCTCTTTTAGTTTGCGGCGTCTTCTAACGTAGGTTTCGGGTTTAAACATTTCGTGCTCCTGTTTAGAATTTTTTTTTCGGACAATGAGATTTGGACTTGCTTAAAAAGCTTTTATTCCGTACATTTAAAAGTCACAATTATTTAAAAACATTAATAAATTGGAGTCCTAAATGGAACCTCTAGATGTAAATAACATTCGGCCTTTGACTGATTTCAGAAACAAGATGAAAGAATACATTAAAGAGTTAAATGAACATAAAAAGCCTATCGTTTTGACGCAGCACGGCAAAAGCGCTGCCGTTTTACTGTCTGCTGAAAAATTTCAAGAAATGCAAGACCAAATTGAGTTCATGCGTAAAGTTGCACGAGGGCTCGAAGACTACAAAAGTGGCCGTGTGCATTCCATTCAGGGCACGTTCGATGAAGTTGACAAAATCATAGATGCTGCTCACAAACGATGAAAATTGTTTTCTCTTCGCAAGCCAAAGCGGATTTAGCAGAGATCGTCAACTTCATAGCCTATGACAAACCGCAGGCCGC
The sequence above is a segment of the candidate division KSB1 bacterium genome. Coding sequences within it:
- a CDS encoding aminopeptidase P family protein; its protein translation is MFKPETYVRRRRKLKEQIKSGLIIFLGNNESPMNYTDNYYLFRQDSSFLYFWGLNSHGLAAAIDVEADKDNLYGNDRTVDDIIWMGPQPTMREQAQKVGVEATAPFDQFANDIRNALQQGRKVHFLPQYRHENMITVSSMLEIEISKLNDSASVDFIKAVVEQRSVKSKEEIDEIESALEIAYEIHTFAMKESKPGVVEQEIVGKMEGIVLAKGGRLAFPVIFSRHGETLHNHYYGNRLQDGDIAVCDAGVESAMNYAADITRTIPVSGKFSDRQKEVYEIVLNAQEQAIAAMKPGVKFKDVHLISAKEIATGLKNIGIMQGDPDEAVAAGAHALFLPHGLGHMMGLDVHDMENLGEDYVGYDDEVQRSDQFGLVSLRIGKRLKTGYVLTVEPGIYFIPDLINKWKAENKFAEFINYQQVEKYKDFGGIRIEDNVVVTDDGHRILGNPSPKTVADVEEMASG
- a CDS encoding type II toxin-antitoxin system Phd/YefM family antitoxin, translating into MEPLDVNNIRPLTDFRNKMKEYIKELNEHKKPIVLTQHGKSAAVLLSAEKFQEMQDQIEFMRKVARGLEDYKSGRVHSIQGTFDEVDKIIDAAHKR